In the genome of Gordonia rubripertincta, one region contains:
- a CDS encoding GNAT family N-acetyltransferase, translated as MTNSGSTPQSRLSLKRATDADWDDIITTDARAFAMRNPLPDDERADLRGKVADDDIVLVRDTGLPSKPLVGVSMFYRMSMSLPGAGVADAAGLSWVSVASTHRRRGILRTMLTELFEQWEAENYTFAILTASEGTIYERFGFGPACFSNTVSITPGQAPLRGDQPKDATVRFADPAEIAAAVPDLHARWTLTTPGALTRTPAWWAPILADRPSERPLPASGLHYLLHDDGYASYRIYKNENGGVRGEVNEVFAVTDDAHTDLWRVLTNLDLIPSLTATIPVDDPLRHKLINARAVSITGLRDEMWLRILDIPAALGSRKYAADLDAVIEVTDEFRGRGGIFTVSARGGDAIVAPAPETATPTVSMDTSVLSSIYLGGTRPSAFAAAGRLRVDSPTTLRALDRAFTTDRAPFSGTFF; from the coding sequence GTGACCAACAGCGGCTCGACACCTCAGTCACGTCTGTCCCTCAAGCGCGCCACCGATGCCGACTGGGACGACATCATCACCACGGATGCCCGCGCATTCGCGATGCGCAATCCGCTGCCCGACGACGAGCGCGCCGACCTTCGCGGCAAGGTCGCCGACGACGACATCGTCCTGGTGCGCGACACCGGCCTGCCGTCGAAGCCCCTTGTCGGGGTGTCGATGTTCTACCGGATGTCGATGTCGCTGCCCGGCGCGGGTGTCGCCGACGCCGCCGGCCTGTCGTGGGTCTCGGTGGCCTCGACGCATCGTCGTCGTGGAATCCTGCGCACGATGCTGACCGAGCTCTTCGAGCAGTGGGAGGCCGAGAACTACACGTTCGCGATCCTGACCGCGAGCGAGGGCACCATCTACGAGCGCTTCGGGTTCGGTCCGGCCTGCTTCTCCAACACCGTGTCGATCACGCCCGGCCAGGCACCGCTCCGCGGCGATCAGCCGAAGGATGCGACCGTGCGCTTCGCGGACCCCGCCGAGATCGCCGCGGCCGTCCCCGATCTCCACGCACGCTGGACGCTCACCACTCCCGGTGCACTCACCCGCACCCCCGCCTGGTGGGCCCCCATCCTCGCCGACCGTCCGTCCGAACGCCCGCTGCCCGCCAGCGGACTGCACTACCTGCTGCACGACGACGGATACGCCAGCTACCGCATCTACAAGAACGAGAACGGCGGCGTCCGCGGCGAGGTCAACGAGGTCTTCGCCGTCACCGACGACGCCCACACCGACCTCTGGCGCGTACTGACCAACCTCGACCTGATCCCGTCGCTCACCGCGACCATCCCGGTCGACGATCCGTTGCGGCACAAGCTCATCAACGCCCGCGCGGTGTCGATCACCGGTCTGCGTGACGAGATGTGGCTGCGCATCCTCGACATCCCGGCGGCGCTGGGATCGCGGAAGTACGCCGCCGACCTCGACGCCGTCATCGAGGTCACCGACGAGTTCCGCGGTCGCGGTGGGATCTTCACGGTTTCAGCGCGCGGTGGCGACGCGATCGTCGCCCCGGCACCCGAAACCGCCACGCCCACGGTGTCCATGGACACCTCGGTGCTGTCGAGCATCTACCTCGGCGGTACCCGTCCCTCGGCTTTTGCGGCGGCCGGCCGGCTCCGCGTTGACTCCCCGACAACGCTTCGAGCTCTGGACCGGGCCTTCACCACCGATCGAGCACCGTTCTCCGGCACCTTCTTCTAG
- a CDS encoding TrmH family RNA methyltransferase: MPGLAVEVIDIDDPQDPRVEDFRDLNSVDRRPDLPVLPGGRPGRGLVIAEGVLVAQRMIASRFSAHAFLGVDKRLKELDDDLRDPSLSGVPFFRASAEVMAEIVGFHLNRGVLAVARRPEVLSVPDILETARTVAILEGVNDHENIGSIFRNAAGLGVDAVLFGQGCADPLYRRCVRVSMGHALLVPFAKFDEWPRGLDELRSRDFRLVSMTPDPDAVTLAEAVDAAKVGFLVGAEGPGLTASAMAATDVKARIPMSRGTDSLNVATAAAVAFYERVRSGTMGE; this comes from the coding sequence GTGCCCGGGCTCGCAGTGGAAGTGATCGACATCGACGACCCGCAGGATCCCCGGGTCGAGGACTTTCGGGACCTCAACTCGGTGGACCGCCGACCCGACCTCCCGGTTCTGCCCGGCGGCCGACCGGGACGCGGCCTGGTGATCGCAGAGGGCGTGCTCGTCGCGCAGCGCATGATCGCCTCGCGGTTCTCCGCCCACGCCTTCCTAGGCGTCGACAAGCGCCTCAAGGAACTCGACGACGATCTGCGCGACCCGTCGCTGTCGGGCGTCCCGTTCTTCCGGGCGTCGGCCGAGGTGATGGCCGAGATCGTCGGGTTCCACCTCAACCGCGGTGTCCTCGCCGTCGCGCGACGCCCCGAGGTGTTGTCGGTGCCCGACATCCTGGAGACCGCGCGCACCGTCGCGATCCTCGAAGGCGTCAACGACCACGAGAACATCGGCTCGATCTTCCGCAACGCCGCCGGCCTCGGCGTCGACGCTGTCCTTTTCGGCCAGGGCTGCGCCGACCCGCTGTACCGGCGCTGCGTGCGAGTCTCGATGGGCCACGCACTGCTGGTGCCCTTCGCGAAGTTCGACGAGTGGCCGCGCGGACTCGACGAACTGCGTTCGCGCGACTTCCGTCTCGTCTCGATGACCCCCGATCCCGACGCCGTCACGCTCGCCGAGGCGGTCGATGCCGCGAAGGTCGGTTTCCTCGTGGGCGCCGAGGGTCCGGGGCTCACCGCGTCGGCGATGGCGGCGACGGACGTGAAGGCCCGCATCCCGATGAGTCGCGGAACCGATTCGCTCAACGTCGCGACAGCCGCGGCCGTTGCGTTCTACGAACGCGTCCGGTCGGGCACGATGGGGGAGTGA
- a CDS encoding DUF2537 domain-containing protein, producing MNTPEPFDRAAEPTPWALGIIVSAVCALFGAFVLVGIYELIGGILKFLGIAAVLIVAGGLGWTLWEFRYRYVWRWIVWGLLIGFLAGGTSSVALLIMGR from the coding sequence GTGAACACCCCCGAACCGTTCGATCGGGCCGCGGAGCCCACGCCCTGGGCGCTTGGGATCATCGTGTCCGCGGTGTGTGCGCTCTTCGGCGCCTTCGTGCTCGTCGGGATCTACGAACTCATCGGCGGCATCCTCAAGTTCCTCGGCATCGCGGCGGTGCTGATCGTCGCCGGCGGCCTCGGCTGGACACTCTGGGAATTCCGCTATCGCTACGTGTGGCGCTGGATCGTCTGGGGTCTGCTGATCGGCTTCCTCGCCGGTGGCACGTCGTCGGTCGCGTTGCTGATCATGGGTCGCTGA
- a CDS encoding DUF6928 family protein, which translates to MSARAATVWFIDSPAPADELRTVVRAPAHDHQHAQQLASKIYGDSVLVPLVDTDLATAAAAKDHHVYAGFYGSLAVISCSLFETATPSMLTRTLTAIRPSAVTTLLYTEPETSFGAFARWESGSLRRSFSADPVTIHEDDGLPFTFEKPFWGGEFPLTYAEGVPNQGMALPFHPAQLAEEANRSWLGFRYTHPLAPTDLDPADITVTCFALHPAEYEPTADDFENYRRATAARAGERAAPEGTPRKRGRFREYFGF; encoded by the coding sequence ATGTCGGCACGTGCCGCCACCGTCTGGTTCATCGATTCCCCCGCCCCGGCCGACGAGCTGCGAACCGTCGTGCGCGCACCGGCGCACGACCATCAGCACGCCCAACAACTCGCATCGAAGATCTACGGCGACAGCGTGCTCGTCCCGCTCGTCGACACCGACCTCGCGACCGCGGCCGCCGCGAAGGATCACCACGTCTACGCCGGGTTCTACGGTTCGCTCGCGGTGATCTCCTGCTCGCTGTTCGAGACCGCGACCCCCTCGATGCTGACCCGGACGCTGACCGCGATCCGACCGAGCGCGGTCACGACATTGCTCTACACCGAGCCAGAGACATCGTTCGGTGCGTTCGCGCGATGGGAGTCGGGCTCACTCCGACGCTCGTTCTCCGCCGACCCGGTGACCATCCACGAGGACGACGGCCTCCCGTTCACCTTCGAGAAGCCGTTCTGGGGCGGCGAATTCCCGCTCACCTACGCCGAGGGTGTCCCGAATCAGGGGATGGCACTGCCGTTCCATCCGGCGCAGCTCGCCGAGGAAGCCAACCGGTCCTGGCTCGGGTTCCGGTACACGCACCCGCTCGCGCCGACGGACCTCGACCCGGCCGACATCACCGTCACCTGCTTCGCGCTTCACCCTGCGGAATACGAACCCACCGCCGACGATTTCGAGAACTATCGCAGGGCCACCGCCGCCCGCGCCGGGGAACGCGCTGCGCCAGAGGGCACTCCACGCAAGCGCGGACGGTTCCGGGAGTACTTCGGGTTCTAG